The Coleofasciculus chthonoplastes PCC 7420 genome includes a region encoding these proteins:
- a CDS encoding TIGR02452 family protein, with protein MNRIAIAQDTLKILNAGYYDSPTGQRVDITQDLNACLAQTKYYDPDSLSTLEQNVLSSTPKFSTTEFEVRNETTLIGSERMAQSRQFHKIGVLNFASAKNPGGGFIKGAQAQEESLARSSALYKSLLQCPDYYDYHRSHKSLLYSDRIIYSPNCPVFRKDDGTLLEEPYHVDFITSPAPNAGAIWRNQPKNGTRISDVLYSRGAKVLSLAIEQGCDALVLGAWGCGVFQNEPSIVAQMFADFLLPNGQFWGQFKKVLFSVLDSTKQKRIITEFHNRFSDE; from the coding sequence ATGAACAGGATAGCGATCGCGCAAGATACACTCAAGATTCTTAATGCTGGCTATTACGACTCTCCGACGGGTCAACGGGTTGATATTACTCAAGATTTAAACGCTTGTTTGGCGCAGACAAAATACTATGACCCAGATAGCCTCTCGACTCTCGAACAAAATGTTCTCTCCAGCACTCCCAAATTCTCTACAACTGAATTTGAAGTCAGGAATGAAACGACGTTAATCGGATCAGAACGTATGGCACAATCTCGACAGTTTCACAAGATTGGCGTCCTCAACTTTGCTTCAGCTAAAAATCCTGGCGGTGGCTTTATCAAGGGCGCACAAGCCCAGGAAGAAAGTCTAGCTAGAAGTTCTGCCCTCTACAAAAGCTTGTTACAATGTCCCGACTATTATGACTATCATCGTTCCCATAAATCACTCCTCTACTCAGATCGGATCATTTATTCCCCAAATTGTCCAGTTTTTCGGAAAGATGATGGCACGTTACTAGAAGAACCCTATCACGTCGATTTCATCACCAGTCCTGCTCCTAATGCGGGTGCAATTTGGCGGAATCAACCCAAAAATGGGACAAGAATAAGCGATGTTTTGTATAGTCGCGGTGCTAAAGTATTGAGTTTAGCCATTGAGCAGGGATGTGATGCACTCGTTTTAGGCGCTTGGGGGTGTGGCGTTTTTCAGAATGAACCCTCAATAGTTGCCCAAATGTTTGCTGATTTTTTATTACCCAATGGTCAATTTTGGGGACAATTCAAAAAGGTGTTATTTTCTGTCCTTGATTCAACCAAACAAAAAAGAATAATCACCGAATTCCACAATCGATTTTCAGACGAATGA
- a CDS encoding NADAR family protein, with protein sequence MPVYFYSTREKPYGCFSNFSRHGFELDGCWWATSEHYFQAQKFVETDHPWFDKIREVKTPKDAAKMGRSREHPIRSDWEQVKDEIMKRGVLQKFETHADIREILLATGDELIVENSPSDYYWGCGKDGSGKNRLGEILMAVREILCQPLTKDE encoded by the coding sequence ATGCCTGTCTACTTCTACAGCACCCGCGAAAAACCCTACGGTTGCTTTTCCAACTTCTCTCGCCATGGTTTTGAGTTAGATGGTTGTTGGTGGGCAACGAGTGAACATTACTTCCAGGCACAGAAATTTGTCGAGACAGATCATCCTTGGTTCGACAAAATCCGTGAGGTGAAGACGCCCAAAGACGCTGCCAAGATGGGCAGAAGTCGGGAACACCCTATCCGAAGTGATTGGGAACAGGTCAAGGATGAAATTATGAAGCGGGGAGTTTTGCAGAAGTTTGAAACTCATGCTGATATCCGCGAAATACTTTTGGCGACAGGGGATGAGTTAATTGTCGAAAATTCCCCCAGTGATTACTACTGGGGATGCGGTAAAGATGGCAGTGGTAAAAATAGATTAGGAGAGATTTTAATGGCAGTGCGAGAGATATTGTGTCAACCCCTTACAAAGGACGAATGA
- a CDS encoding Dam family site-specific DNA-(adenine-N6)-methyltransferase — protein MANLPHPIQYQGSKRNLASDILRFLPNKIGRLVEPFSGTAAISIAAAARQVSQKFWINDLNLPLIKLLELIIEQPDKIAYLYTKIWNEQHGNSVEHYYKIRDEFNKTNDPFLFLYLLSRCVKGSVRYNSDGLFNQSPDKRRKGTRPEKMRQNIEGVSHLLKNKCLFTALDYKDVLAKVDNTDFVYMDPPYQGVCGNRDSRYCSGISFDEFVSAIEVLNRKAIKFAISYDGKRGNKIFGKKLPEYLGLKKIQIEVGRSSQATLLGKQEITVESLYLSPTLLRDCSPEIENYILGFPKQLTLL, from the coding sequence ATGGCTAATCTTCCGCATCCAATCCAGTATCAGGGAAGTAAAAGGAATCTTGCCTCAGACATTCTCAGGTTTCTGCCTAATAAAATAGGAAGGTTAGTAGAGCCATTTTCAGGAACTGCCGCGATTAGTATCGCTGCTGCTGCACGGCAGGTTAGTCAAAAGTTTTGGATTAATGATTTGAATCTGCCTTTAATTAAGTTACTAGAGTTAATTATTGAACAGCCCGACAAAATAGCATATTTATATACAAAAATATGGAATGAACAACATGGAAACTCGGTAGAACACTATTATAAGATTAGAGATGAATTTAATAAAACAAATGACCCTTTCTTGTTCCTCTATCTGCTCTCCCGATGTGTAAAGGGTTCTGTCCGATACAATAGCGATGGTTTATTTAATCAAAGCCCAGATAAGCGTAGGAAAGGTACCCGCCCTGAAAAAATGCGACAGAATATTGAAGGAGTTTCTCATTTGCTAAAAAATAAATGTTTATTTACGGCTCTCGATTATAAAGATGTTTTAGCCAAGGTTGACAATACTGATTTTGTCTACATGGACCCTCCCTACCAAGGAGTATGTGGGAATAGAGACTCTAGATACTGCTCTGGGATTAGTTTTGATGAATTTGTTTCAGCTATAGAAGTATTAAACAGAAAAGCAATAAAATTTGCAATTAGTTACGATGGTAAACGGGGCAATAAAATATTTGGTAAGAAACTACCGGAATATCTGGGTCTTAAAAAAATTCAAATCGAGGTAGGACGTTCATCACAGGCAACACTTTTAGGTAAACAGGAAATAACAGTAGAGTCATTATATTTGTCACCAACTTTACTCAGGGATTGCTCACCAGAAATAGAAAATTATATTCTTGGATTTCCTAAGCAATTGACGCTTCTATAG
- a CDS encoding SPFH domain-containing protein produces the protein MYQWFFMAFIALTGTTLAGSVKIIKQGEEALVETLGRYDGKKLEPGLNFVIPFLDQIACQETIREQVLEIPPQNCITRDNVSISVDAVVYWRVINLEKSYYKVQDLQAAMVNLVLTQIRSEMGKLELNQTFTARTEVNEMLLRELDIATAPWGVKVTRVELRDIVPSKTVQGAMELQMSAERKKQAAILTSEGEREAVVNSARGEAEAQIIEAEARQRAAILEAEAQQKQQVLKAQGTAAAMDILGKKLNAAPSSAQALQFLLAQNYLDMGIKIGSSNSSKIMFMDPRTIPATLDGIGSIITEESNGELSKLA, from the coding sequence ATGTATCAGTGGTTTTTTATGGCATTTATCGCGCTAACAGGTACAACTTTAGCGGGGAGTGTCAAGATTATTAAACAAGGGGAAGAGGCGTTAGTTGAAACCCTGGGTCGATATGATGGTAAAAAACTAGAACCAGGTCTAAATTTTGTTATCCCATTCCTGGATCAAATTGCTTGTCAGGAAACGATTCGCGAACAAGTTTTAGAAATACCACCACAAAATTGTATTACTCGTGATAATGTGTCAATTAGTGTAGATGCTGTCGTTTATTGGCGGGTAATTAATCTGGAAAAATCTTATTACAAAGTTCAGGATCTGCAAGCCGCGATGGTGAATTTAGTTTTAACTCAAATTCGCTCAGAAATGGGTAAACTTGAACTGAACCAAACCTTTACCGCCCGCACTGAAGTGAATGAAATGCTATTGCGGGAATTAGATATTGCCACAGCACCGTGGGGAGTCAAGGTAACGCGGGTAGAATTGCGGGATATTGTTCCATCTAAAACCGTGCAAGGGGCAATGGAATTACAGATGTCAGCGGAACGGAAAAAACAGGCGGCAATTCTGACATCGGAAGGAGAACGAGAAGCAGTAGTTAATAGTGCCAGAGGGGAAGCTGAGGCACAAATCATTGAGGCAGAAGCGCGTCAACGAGCCGCTATTTTAGAGGCGGAAGCGCAACAAAAGCAGCAAGTTCTCAAGGCGCAAGGGACAGCCGCCGCGATGGATATTCTTGGCAAAAAGTTAAACGCTGCTCCCTCATCAGCCCAAGCACTACAGTTTTTATTGGCACAAAACTATTTGGATATGGGGATAAAAATTGGTAGTAGTAACAGCAGCAAGATCATGTTTATGGACCCGCGCACGATTCCAGCGACGTTAGATGGGATTGGTTCGATAATAACAGAGGAGAGTAATGGAGAGTTGAGTAAGTTGGCTTAG